A window of Xenopus laevis strain J_2021 chromosome 1L, Xenopus_laevis_v10.1, whole genome shotgun sequence genomic DNA:
aaagtgctgcagaatatgttggtctTATTTAAATGAAAGCTACGCAGACATCTGATTACTCTATAAATGTTATATAGGTAAGACTCAGCAATAAGGGGTTTATTCTTAGCTTTTCCTTGATGTGCTGTGCACTGCTGAGGAATAAAATTAGCagatgataaataaattaaaataaaaaataggtgtCAAATAGTTTTATCAGTTGTGGGTATTATATACTTTGTGTAAGAAAATTGGACATTTCGATACTTTATATTCAATTCGTTTTATCACTTGTGGGTATGTATGTACATATGTACTAtgtgtaagggtggtggcagatgtgaggcaacttcggacgactttggacgactttggaaatCCGAAGCGATCCCGCCGGCCATCcgtattcttgctggcgggaagccAGTATGGGAATATTAGGTGCCCGCAatagaggagatttatcgctgggtgactaatctgccaccaccctaaagacAATGGAACTTTTCGATACTCTATATTCAATTAGTTTTATCAGTTGTGGGTATTATTTGCTATGTGTAAGATAAGGGAACGGTTTGATACTCTATATTCAATTCATTTTATCAGTGGGCATTATGTACTATGTGTATGATAATGGGACCTTTTTATACTCAATATTCTAttagttgtacaggtattggatccgttatgcggaaacccgctatccagaaagctccaaattacagaaaggctttctcccatagactccattttatccaaataatccaaatatttaaaaattctttcctttttctctgtaacaataaaacagtagcttgtacttgatcccaaccaagatatatttaatccagcctattgggtttatttaatgttgacatgattttctagtagacttaaggtacaaagatccaaattaaagaaagatccataatctggaaaaccccaggtcccgagcattctggataacaggtcccatacctgtatccgcTGTGGGTATCATGTACTATGTGTGCGATAATGGGACATTTCGATATTCTATATTCAACTTAATCCAATACATTGTGAAATtacaacaataaattaaataattttttataaaaaaatgtttaattcaataataactaataataataaataaataaaaaataaatacattttacatataaaaaatatatttaacaacgTCTTTTTGTATTTTCAATATTCAGGTTTTGCAGTTCCACCTGACTGAGGTTTGGCAGTGTTATTTTCAGGAAACATATCTGTATGAGCAGAAAAGAGAAATTTAGTAAAGGAAGTGCAAAAACCTTATAATCAGAGCTATCTTGGCTACATTACAAAACTGATAAATAGCATgatgattttattaaaatctaGCAAATTGCCATTAAAAATGTTAGAATCCTGGAATAGCTTTCACTCTCAGATAAGATATTAGctacatataattaatattatatgtTCTAGACTTTAGAACTGATTAGGCAACAATATACGGCATATAGATGGGCTATTTGGTTTCAATAAGCTGCCCAGGAATGATTAACATGTTGACATATAtatcaaacatattttaaaaagtagcaaaGGCACTGATAGGGATGATTACCTTTTCCATTGCTTTTCACTTCACACATCAATCTCTTCACTTCCATTTTCTTGACCTAATCTCTTTTTTTCTTCCACTTCACCTTGATAGGAAGCATATTTCCTTCTTGTACTATAAAGAAATAAAGCACAGAAGCTTAGAATATTCTTAATCTCTGAAATGCCACAGTGAGAACATTTTGTCTTAAATGTTCCTTACAAAATACTCTcatagaaatgtataaaaaagaccaatttttaAGAAAGAACATCCATATCATATTTCATTCTGTAGaaattactttttatacttttctcACATCACTGGCCATAGAGTTTATTCCACTTTTGGCATCATACCAGTGGatggtataaaatatatatggtgCAGCTAATACaacattaataattaattaatacaacATTAAATCCCATTCTATTCTCTGGTGACAATAAATGGCAGAAAATGAGCACAATCTCAACGGAATAAAAAAAGATACTTACTGTAcaacaatgataataatgatgGCAGTAATGCTGATTGTTGACAACAGGACTGCTACAACTGCTAGTGCTATTGTTGACCTGTCGCTTAAGTCTCCCTCTGTCCGTGTCTTCATGGACTGTTCGCTACACCGTTCACCAAAGTATTCTGGctgacatctgaaaaaaaaaaatatccataatCTCCAGGTTAATAACGAAATCATATGTCAAATCACAGCACTCATATAATCAAAATCTTTGACATAATGGtgacaaaaatagattttttttcacaaaaggacAGAGCAGTCCCAGCAAAAGGTCTTTCATCCACAGAATGTAAATTGACATCAACAAAGTATCACATTCCCGGAAAAGAGCCGTGTGACTTTTTCTACACTCCTTGCTTTGAAAATGAATCATTGAAAAGCTGTTGTTTAGCTATAGAAAGCTTTAGGTGTCTCTTtgacagaaaaagaaaagtttttcttGTTGATCACAAAGACATTGCCCTACTGTTTTCTGTCCAGTTGATTAGGATGTTGCCATAGatacaaaacaaggcaaaaattcacaaaataagcAAATTTGACTGCACTGTGCAAGTGTTCACTAGCTGCCTAAATATGATTTACATTTTATAGATATATTACAGATTATTATGTAAGCACAGTCAATGGTAAAGGTTTCATACAAAAACTCACCTGCATGTCACTTCTTGCAAGTTGGCTAAGTATTTACATTCACCATGAATGCAATAATCTTTATGGGTGGATTGGCAgggattcttcttcttcttctttttcttatcccctctttccttcttctttttcttttcagagtTCTTCTTTTCTCCGTTTTTTTTGGGATTCTCCGGCTTTACCACTGGTtcaacttgaaaaataaaaataggtcATTATTGCTTgatctaaatatttattttcaagaaCATAATGATTAGAGGTTGGTTAAACATGGACATATCATTAAGGAATGGTGCTTTACAATTAAGGACATCAAATTTTATATTCACTGTTAGACTCAGGGTTCATACAACATTTTGGCACTATTTGTGGTGGTGGTCAAAGCACATCTTGCTGCACCACTTGCTTCCCAAATGGAAGCACTAAAATGCCAGGAAGCTCATTAAAATGAAGTAGCTCACcagataaaacagattttttttattatatgtttttatttgtgatttaaacATATGACAATATTTAAAAGTACCAGCCGGGAATTCCCGGGGTATGAGCTTTTGTTGGTACAGTGTGTGTCATTACATAAATCACAATAAACGATACTGcatcattttaagtaaataaaagaaaaaggaaaagtaaaagaaaaagaaagagaaaaaaaatgaccatggCATGGGTGTAAATATTCACTGGTCAGAAGTTTGGTAGTGAGATAAAACAGATTTTACTGATATTTGTGTTTCCTAATGATATTAAATGCCATTTGCtgttattaatcatttttttgggctctatatttactgaaaaaagacaatgtggctgcaggggggggggcaaaagatataggaggccccatgaggcccaaataaagagcatttttaacatatattggtaaaataggacaaTCTCTGGACATGATGGGAGCCTAAAAtaaattttctgtggggcccagtaacatctaattacgccACTTTTAGGTACAACACAAAAATATCAAACATCCTCCAGCATAATAGCTACTGTACAAATCTGGGACAATATAATGCTGAAATGACCTCATGTGAAAAGTGACTGCAACAACAGCAACTGCAATGAAATGCCAGCTATTTGATGTGTACAGGTTTACAGGAAAATAATACCCCTTCTCCTTACTGATTACAGCAGTCATGGAATCCCAACCAACTGAATGAAGCTTAATGAACACATTTTTCAAATATCTTTCACTGACTAAGGCTGCATAGTTTCAGAAGAACATGGCACTTATGTTAGTTATTAATAAATACCAGGTCAGCTAGTAAGCCACTTGCATATTTAGAGCTCCTTTGTGGTGTCTGAGCCATCATTAAATATGACTTGAAGTGTTTAAGCCTGGATTTCTGTTGGCATCCCACAGTATTCCTTATTTTAAAAGCTTAAAATGAAATTATTCCACCCTGTTTTTGCCCGGAAGTCACATGAAATCATTGTGAATATAGGTAAATTCTCAGTACACATGAGCCCTGAAGGAAGGGTTGGTAGGAGGTCATGTCAAGGGGGAAGGTGGAGGGAAGGAAGAGGCTTGTTATTCTATTAGCACAGAGTGAGTCACACAGGTGAGGCACCGCAACAAAGTGCAATCTACTAAAATACACGGCGGCATATAAAGGGCCAACATTTTTCCAATATGATGCACTTCCCCAGCACAATTTGCTTGTTTTATAATATGAAAAAGTAGTGCTACCTTTTCTTGTTCAAAAGATTTGAAATCAGATTTCTTGCAGGCACACTATCCTGATCCATATGCTTACAACTAAGGTGAAAGTCTAAAT
This region includes:
- the areg.L gene encoding amphiregulin, giving the protein MFSTMFSLRSVILCATLLLTIACHFTALCSELNSTQADSNVTFSGDQGSDGTGSAVEVNWEEEEEHEDNLSILGFITDDSIRVEPVVKPENPKKNGEKKNSEKKKKKERGDKKKKKKKNPCQSTHKDYCIHGECKYLANLQEVTCRCQPEYFGERCSEQSMKTRTEGDLSDRSTIALAVVAVLLSTISITAIIIIIVVHTRRKYASYQGEVEEKKRLGQENGSEEIDV